In Streptomyces sp. P9-A4, a single window of DNA contains:
- a CDS encoding GNAT family N-acetyltransferase — MTSGAPTEQLTVLDAMALTSDPELEAAFAESAHRILADLVSGGAALGWVEPPSRDEVEELLRHVLSAVRAGDAALRTAYLDRRLVGLGYWRRYARPTHRPHADLEKIAVDAAAHGRGVGRALTAALVADAREADIEVLTLDARGDNTHALHLYRTLGFTEYGRLPDFVAVGESRYDKVFCMLDLRRRG; from the coding sequence ATGACCAGCGGTGCACCCACTGAGCAGCTCACCGTCCTCGACGCCATGGCGCTGACCTCCGATCCGGAGCTGGAGGCCGCCTTCGCGGAGTCGGCCCACCGGATCCTGGCGGATCTCGTCAGCGGTGGTGCCGCACTGGGTTGGGTCGAGCCACCCTCGCGGGACGAGGTCGAGGAACTCCTCCGCCATGTCCTCTCTGCGGTTCGGGCCGGAGACGCGGCCCTGCGCACCGCCTACCTCGACCGCCGGCTGGTCGGGCTGGGCTACTGGCGGCGCTACGCCCGACCGACCCATCGGCCCCACGCCGATCTGGAGAAGATCGCGGTGGACGCGGCTGCCCACGGTCGCGGTGTCGGCCGGGCGCTGACCGCCGCCTTGGTCGCCGACGCCAGGGAGGCGGACATCGAGGTCCTCACCCTGGACGCCCGTGGCGACAACACCCACGCCCTGCACCTCTACCGGACACTGGGCTTCACCGAATACGGCCGCCTCCCCGACTTCGTCGCCGTGGGCGAAAGCCGCTACGACAAGGTCTTCTGCATGCTGGACCTCCGCCGCAGAGGCTGA
- a CDS encoding AAA family ATPase, with product MTTLFLMVGLPGAGKTTRARQLAEEYGALRLTPDDWMLPLFGEADADGKRDVLEGRMLWLALEAVRIGTDVVVDFGCWSRDERCAIRRLVEAEGVRFRMVYLPVDEETQRTRLAHRRAHAPEESLPMAEADIPHARALFEEPDASELEGREAVGPPSGWASWRDWAADRWPSFA from the coding sequence GTGACCACGTTGTTCCTGATGGTCGGCCTGCCAGGGGCCGGCAAGACCACGCGGGCCCGGCAGCTCGCCGAGGAGTACGGCGCGCTGCGGCTGACGCCCGACGACTGGATGCTTCCCCTCTTCGGCGAGGCGGATGCGGACGGCAAGCGCGACGTGCTGGAGGGGCGCATGCTCTGGCTCGCCCTGGAAGCGGTCAGAATCGGCACCGACGTGGTGGTGGACTTCGGCTGCTGGTCCCGGGACGAGCGGTGCGCGATCCGCCGTCTGGTGGAGGCCGAGGGCGTGCGCTTTCGCATGGTCTACCTGCCGGTGGACGAGGAGACCCAACGCACCCGCCTCGCGCATCGCCGGGCCCACGCACCCGAGGAGTCGCTCCCGATGGCCGAGGCCGACATCCCGCACGCGCGGGCCCTCTTCGAGGAGCCCGACGCGTCGGAGCTGGAAGGCCGCGAGGCAGTCGGCCCGCCCTCCGGCTGGGCGAGCTGGCGGGACTGGGCCGCCGACCGGTGGCCGTCTTTCGCGTGA